Proteins found in one Neurospora crassa OR74A linkage group II, whole genome shotgun sequence genomic segment:
- the aro-1 gene encoding pentafunctional AROM polypeptide yields the protein MAEPISNPTRINILGKDNIIIDHGIWLNFVAQDLLQNIKSSTYILITDTNLYKTYVPPFQSVFEKAAPQDVRLLTYAIPPGEYSKGRDTKAEIEDWMLSHQCTRDTVIIALGGGVIGDMIGYVAATFMRGVRFVQCPTTLLAMVDSSIGGKTAIDVPMGKNLIGAFWQPERIYIDLTFLNTLPVREFINGMAEVIKTAAIWDENEFTALEENAKAILEAVRSKNKSADRLAPIRDILKRIVLGSARVKAEVVSSDEREGGLRNLLNFGHSIGHAYEAILTPQVLHGEAVAIGMVKEAELARFLGVLRPSAVARLSKCIASYDLPTSLQDKRIVKLTAGKECPVDVLLQKMAVDKKNEGRKKKIVLLSAIGKTYEPKASVVEDRAIRIVLSPCIRVFAGVPKDLNVSVTPPGSKSISNRALILAALGEGTTRIHNLLHSDDTQVMLNAVAQLQGASFSWEEGDVLVVKGNGGKLQATSTPLYLGNAGTASRFLTSVAALCNPSDVNSTVLTGNARMKQRPIGALVDALRANGVGVKYLEKEHSLPVQVDAAGGLAGGVMELAATISSQYVSSLLMAAPYAREPVTLRLVGGKPISQPYIDMTIAMMASFGVQVQRSAEDPNTYYIPQGTYKNPETYVVESDASSATYPLAIAAITGTTCTVPNIGSKSLQGDARFAIEVLRPMGCTVEQTDVSTTVTGPPIGTLKAIPHVDMEPMTDAFLTASVLAAVASGTTQITGIANQRVKECNRILAMKDQLAKFGVHCNELEDGIEVIGIPYTELKNPTEGIYCYDDHRVAMSFSVLSTISPHPVLILERECTGKTWPGWWDTMSNYFKVHLEGEEEPHSSHVSHEKPRKGNPKSIFIIGMRGAGKSTAGKWMSEVLNRPLIDLDHELERREGQTIPEIIRSERGWEGFRKAELELLEDVIKNNPTGHIFSCGGGIVETEAARKMLLSYSQNGGIVLLVHRDTDQVVEYLMRDKSRPAYSENIREVYYRRKPFFEECSNFRYYSPHPDGSKALTEPPFDFSQFLSVICGHSNHLEEVKKKPHSFFVSLTVPNVSKALDIIPKVVVGSDAVELRVDLLEDYDPEFVAKQVALLRSAARIPIVYTVRTVSQGGKFPDDDYELALKLYRTGLQAGVEYLDLEMTMPDEVIEAVTNEKGYTHIIASHHDPKATLSWKNGGWIQYYNKALQHGDVVKLVGVARELADNFALARFKASLAAAHDKPLIALNMGAAGKLSRVLNGFLTPVSHPALPSKAAPGQLSAAEIRQALALIGELEPRSFHLFGNPISASRSPALHNALFRDNGLPHQYSLFETDNAADVKDLIRAPGFGGASVTIPLKLDIMPLLDEVSDAAKVIGAVNTIIPVRNGDKVTLRGDNTDWMGMVYALRNAGVVKCTKESPTAGMVVGAGGTTRAAVHALHDLGFAPIYVVARNADRVKALAESFPAEYDIRSLSTPEEVAAESTAQPSVVISTIPADKPIDQSMREVIVASLRHPSVADGKHVLLEMAYTPRHTPLMQLAEDAHWQTIPGLEVLAAQGWYQFQLWTGITPIYTDAQAAVMGN from the exons ATGGCTGAGCCCATCTCTAATCCTACCCGGATCAACATCCTGGGCAaggacaacatcatcattgACCACGGCATCTGGCTGAACTTTGTCGCCCAGGACCTCCTCCAGAACATCAAGTCCTCCACCTACATCCTCATCACCGACACGAACCTCTACAAGACCTACGTGCCCCCTTTCCAGTCCGTTTTCGAGAAGGCTGCTCCCCAAGATGTCCGCCTTCTTACCTATGCCATCCCTCCCGGCGAGTACTCCAAGGGCCGCGACACCAAGGCCGAGATCGAGGACTGGATGCTCTCGCACCAATGCACTCGCGACACCGTCATCATTGCCCTCGGTGGCGGCGTCATTGGCGACATGATCGGCTACGTCGCCGCTACCTTCATGCGCGGCGTCCGCTTCGTCCAGTGCCCGACCACCCTCCTCGCCATGGTCGACTCCTCCATCGGCGGCAAGACTGCCATTGACGTGCCCATGGGCAAGAACCTGATTGGCGCCTTCTGGCAGCCCGAGCGCATCTACATCGACCTCACCTTCCTCAACACACTGCCCGTGCGCGAGTTCATCAACGGCATGGCCGAGGTCATCAAGACCGCCGCCATTTGGGACGAGAACGAGTTCACCGCCCTCGAAGAGAACGCAAAGGCCATCCTCGAGGCCGTCCGCTCCAAGAACAAGTCGGCCGACCGTCTGGCCCCCATCCGCGACATCCTCAAGCGCATCGTTCTCGGTTCGGCCCGCGTCAAGGCCGAGGTTGTCTCGTCGGACGAGAGAGAAGGCGGACTCCGCAACTTGCTCAACTTTGGACACTCCATTGGTCATGCTTATGAGGCGATCCTGACTCCTCAGGTCCTCCACGGCGAAGCGGTTGCCATTGGCATGGTCAAGGAAGCTGAGCTTGCCCGCTTCCTCGGCGTCCTCCGCCCCAGCGCCGTCGCTCGTCTTTCCAAGTGCATTGCCAGCTACGACCTGCCTACCTCTCTGCAGGACAAGCGCATCGTCAAGCTTACTGCCGGAAAGGAGTGCCCAGTTGATGTGCTTCTCCAGAAGATGGCCGTTGACAAGAAGAACGAGGgccgcaagaagaagattgtcCTACTTTCCGCCATCGGAAAGACCTATGAGCCCAAGGCCAGCGTCGTCGAGGACCGCGCCATTCGCATTGTTCTCTCGCCTTGCATCAGGGTCTTTGCTGGTGTACCCAAGGATCTCAACGTCAGCGTCACTCCCCCTGGATCCAAGAGTATCTCCAACCGTGCCCTTATTCTGGCTGCTCTCGGTGAGGGTACCACCCGCATTCATAACTTGCTCCATTCCGACGACACCCAGGTCATGCTCAACGCCGTCGCGCAGCTCCAGGGTGCCTCCTTCTCTTGGGAAGAGGGCGATGTGCTCGTCGTCAAGGGCAACGGTGGCAAGTTGCAGGCTACCTCGACCCCTCTGTATCTGGGCAATGCGGGAACCGCTTCTCGGTTCTTGACCTCCGTGGCGGCTCTTTGCAACCCTTCCGACGTCAACTCTACTGTTTTGACTGGCAATGCCCGCATGAAGCAGAGACCCATCGGTGCTCTCGTTGATGCCCTGCGTGCCAACGGCGTCGGTGTCAAGTACCTTGAGAAGGAACACAGTTTGCCCGTGCAAGTTGATGCTGCTGGCGGCCTTGCCGGCGGTGTTATGGAGCTTGCTGCCACCATCTCGTCCCAGTACGTCTCCTCGCTCTTGATGGCCGCCCCCTACGCCCGCGAGCCCGTCACCCTTCGCCTGGTTGGCGGTAAGCCCATCTCTCAGCCCTACATCGACATGACCATCGCTATGATGGCTTCGTTTGGTGTGCAAGTTCAGCGATCTGCTGAGGATCCCAACACCTACTATATCCCCCAGGGCACCTACAAGAACCCCGAGACCTATGTCGTCGAGAGCGATGCCAGCTCTGCCACCTACCCTCTCGCCATTGCCGCCATCACTGGCACTACCTGCACCGTCCCCAACATTGGCTCCAAGTCGCTCCAGGGTGATGCTCGCTTCGCCATTGAGGTTCTCCGTCCCATGGGCTGCACCGTCGAGCAGACTGACGTCTCTACCACCGTGACTGGCCCTCCAATCGGCACTCTCAAGGCCATCCCGCACGTCGATATGGAGCCCATGACTGATGCTTTCCTCACTGCGTCCGTGCTCGCTGCTGTTGCCTCTGGCACCACTCAGATTACTGGCATTGCCAACCAGAGAGTCAAGGAGTGCAACCGCATCTTGGCGATGAAGGACCAGCTTGCCAAGTTCGGCGTGCACTGCAATGAGCTCGAGGACGGTATCGAAGTGATTGGCATCCCTTACACTGAGCTGAAGAACCCAACGGAGGGCATCTACTGCTACGACGATCACCGTGTGGCCATGAGCTTCAGTGtcctctccaccatctcGCCCCACCCGGTACTTATCCTTGAGCGTGAGTGTACTGGCAAGACATGGCCTGGATGGTGGGATACCATGTCCAACTACTTCAAGGTCCATCTcgaaggcgaggaggagccACACAGCAGCCACGTATCCCACGAGAAGCCTCGGAAGGGTAACCCCAAGTCTATCTTCATCATCGGTATGCGTGGCGCTGGCAAGTCCACCGCTGGCAAGTGGATGTCCGAGGTTCTCAACCGACCTCTCATCGATCTCGATCATGAGCTCGAGAGGAGAGAGGGCCAAACGATTCCCGAGATCATCCGCAGCGAGCGGGGCTGGGAAGGCTTCAGAAAGGCTGAGCTCGAACTCCTTGAGGATGTGATCAAGAACAACCCTACCGGACACATCTTCTCCTGCGGTGGCGGTATTGTGGAGACAGAGGCTGCCCGAAAGATGTTGCTTTCCTACAGCCAAAATGGTGGTATTGTCCTTCTAGTCCATCGTGATACCGACCAAGTTGTCGAGTACCTCATGAGGGACAAGTCCCGCCCCGCCTACTCCGAGAACATCCGGGAGGTCTACTATCGTCGCAAGCCCTTCTTTGAGGAATGCAGCAACTTCCGCTACTACAGCCCTCATCCTGATGGGTCAAAGGCTCTGACCGAACCACCCTTCGACTTCAGCCAGTTCCTCTCCGTCATCTGTGGGCACAGCAACCACCTCGAGgaagtgaagaagaagcctcaTTCTTTCTTCGTCTCCCTCACAGTCCCCAACGTATCCAAGGCATTGGACATCATCCCCAAGGTGGTTGTGGGCTCCGATGCCGTAGAGCTGCGTGTAGACTTGCTGGAGGATTACGATCCGGAATTTGTGGCCAAGCAGGTTGCGCTGCTTCGGTCGGCCGCGAGGATTCCTATCGTCTACACTGTCCGCACTGTCAGCCAAGGCGGCAAGTTCCCCGATGACGATTATGAGTTGGCCCTCAAGCTTTACCGCACTGGTCTGCAGGCTGGTGTGGAATATCTCGATCTGGAGATGACCATGCCAGACGAGGTCATTGAAGCTGTGACGAATGAAAAGGGCTATACCCATATCATTGCCTCTCACCATGACCCCAAGGCAACGCTCTCCTGGAAGAACGGCGGTTGGATCCAGTACTACAACAAAGCCCTGCAacatggtgatgttgtcaAGCTCGTTGGTGTCGCCCGCGAACTTGCTGACAATTTTGCCCTAGCACGTTTCAAGGCCAGCCTCGCTGCTGCTCATGACAAGCCTCTCATTGCCTTGAACATGGGTGCAGCTGGCAAGCTGAGCCGCGTACTAAATGGCTTCCTGACTCCAGTTTCCCACCCAGCCCTGCCGTCCAAGGCTGCTCCAGGTCAGCTCTCGGCGGCTGAAATCCGTCAGGCGCTGGCTCTTATCGGCGAGCTCGAGCCTCGGTCTTTCCACCTTTTCGGAAACCCCATCTCGGCTTCGCGGTCACCCGCCCTTCACAATGCTCTCTTCCGCGACAACGGCCTGCCTCATCAGTATTCCCTCTTCGAGACTGATAACGCTGCTGACGTCAAAGACCTGATCCGGGCTCCTGGGTTTGGTGGAGCGTCGGTAACCATCCCTCTCAAGCTTGACATCATGCCTTTGCTGGACGAGGTGTCTGATGCTGCCAAGGTCATTGGCGCGGTCAATACCATCATTCCTGTTCGCAACGGCGACAAGGTAACTCTTCGCGGTGACAACACTGACTGGATGGGCATGGTGTATGCGCTCCGCAACGCCGGCGTCGTCAAGTGCACCAAGGAGTCTCCGACCGCCGGTATGGTTGTCGGAGCTGGCGGAACTACCCGAGCGGCTGTCCATGCTTTGCATGACCTAGGCTTTGCCCCAATCTACGTCGTTGCTAGAAACGCCGACCGCGTCAAGGCTCTTGCGGAGTCATTCCCTGCCGAGTACGACATCCGCTCGTTGAGCACGCCGGAAGAGGTCGCGGCCGAGTCCACTGCCCAGCCTTCGGTTGTGATCAGCACCATCCCCGCCGACAAACCCATTGACCAGAGCATGCGTGAGGTCATTGTTGCTTCTCTTCGTCACCCGTCGGTCGCGGATGGCAAGCATGTCCTGCTGGAGATGGCCTACACCCCGCGCCACACCCCTCTCATGCAGCTGGCGGAGGATGCGCACTGGCAGACGATTCCCGGACTTGAGGTTCTCGCCGCTCAGGGCTGGTATCAG TTCCAACTCTGGACCGGAATCACCCCGATCTACACCGATGCGCAGGCGGCTGTCATGGGTAACTAG